Part of the Lates calcarifer isolate ASB-BC8 linkage group LG6, TLL_Latcal_v3, whole genome shotgun sequence genome, GAGTCCTGACATTTATGTGGATGTTAATCAGCACGTACCACTCACCGACACATTACTGCAGACCGAGCAGATGGCAATAACGCTCCCCCTGGCAGGACAATACTCCCAGCACACCTCAGAAACTCCTCAGAAATGTCTCGGGGAACACGACAGGTGTTCACCTGGCCTCTAAAGTACCCGGATATCCCCATTTCCGGGGTGTTGGGGGCGGTTTATTCACCTCACCTGTCGTTTTAATAATGACAAAGGTATCTTAAATTATACATTTTGGACttaagtgaaagataaaagtTAACTTCACTTTTACTCACAAACTTGGAATAAAAACTTTttatcaaacttttttttaaaacttaaaaactgaaaaattcaGCCCCCAAAATACGATCACccagaaaatataaaactaactactgaatatgtatttttaaaatatactaGAGGCATCTGAGGTGTGATTATGTCCTTCAGCGGGTTAATTAAAGCCTCTCCAAAGCCTCCTTTTGTGTGGAGTCACCTAGTCCCTGCACCAGCCAGGACACCCGCACGTTCTCTGTCCTCGAGCTGTCACCGTCCACAGCGCGTGCTGCTGTGGCGCAcgggggtgagggaggggcgGGGACAGTGACAGATCCTATATAACCTGGTCCCTAGTCATCCCTgagtcagacagcagcagtgtagTGACCGAGAGAGGTCCACACGGAGAGTTCATCCACAAATGGGCCATAGTAACAACTAGCACCTCTTCTACTTGAAGCCATCCCGCACCTTACAACCGCACCTGGTGCCAACAGCAGCATCCAAATCCTACAGGTAGGTCACCCAGCAGCTCTTCTTTTAACATGAACTGACTGTGACAACTTTTGTGAGTCCAGTGCATCAGTTTCAGGCTGAATGTGGggtcttttcttttcagttttcccCTCACATTTCTTTCACATCACCTGGCTCCATCACAAAATACAAAGGTAGTTTTTGCACCAAGACGCTGGAATGCTTTACACCTCTGTTACATTCACTTTTTGAATCTTGTGCAAGACCACACATACGCTTTTATAAGCATGTACAGTAGCCTAAATCCTTTAAAAATGGCCTCTCGCTGCTGTTTAAATGGTGTGTTCAGAcgtcagctgctgtgtttatctGGGCTGTGAGGTTCAAgcgtgtgtttgtctgctgcttGAAATCCCCAAAGCCATCTGCTGCTCACCTGGAGATAAGCTGTACAGCCTCTAACTGGTTCTCAGGCACCAGGCTGTTTATGTCTTCTACTTTTAATCGGCCTGAAATACATGtgataaatgtttattttctgcagacTCTAATATTTTTCTCCACTGTCCTGAAAAGGGGTTAAGCTTagttacatttttatcttttgctTTTAGCTGTAAAACAATTTGAAAGGAGGCATCTATAATTTCCTGACTGAGCAGCAGAAGTAGCTTTGGTGTCCACCAGCAATGCAAACACGTCCTCTGTTGCAAGGACAACACAATCTGTAACCAGTCGTCACCTACAGTCATGCAGGCCGCCCGTGCACCACCTTATCTGAGTTTCTTTGGCATGTGGCCGTGCtctcacattctcacacacacacacacacacacacacacacacacacacacacacacactcctgttaTTTGAGTCATGGGGAACGAGATTCTCAGAAGCAGCTGCTTCTGTTTTAGCACTCTGCAGTGGACAGGAATGGAGCATCAGAGGGCATGAGTAAATGCAGCCCTGCTTCCTTGAAACAGGTCCTGAgacaaaagaaggaaagaaatgaaataatgggGAGCAGCATCACTTTTTAAATCCATTTTACATCCAGTCTAATAATACCTTTGCTGtctattttcctctgtgtctccttcaGGTTACCATTTTCCATCTTTGAGCGGTTTTCCACCTAAGGTCGGAGAAAATGGCAGCAATTCCATCAAGTGGCTCTCTCATCGCCACCCATGATTACTACAGAAGTGAGTCAGATGTGGCCTATAATCATTCcagatgtgtattttttttttgttcactcTGCATCTGAGGCTGGTGTGGAggcctgtctttgtctttcataGAATATATGGAAAATCTGCTGTGTCTTTGTTCCAGGGCGCCTTGGGTccaactccagcagcagctcttgtGGCAGTGCTGAGTACACAGGAGAGGTCATTCCACACCACCCAGgtatgaaggaggaggaggagtcatTTTGAGtttaaagagtgaaaacatgctccaaaaaaacagctttttttaaacaaagtcaTTTTGTTCTCTTCAGGACTTCCAAGGCAAGACTCAGGCCACTGGTGgacttcatttttctttgcaaaacaaaaccagccCGGCATGCAGAATGGATCTGAAAATCAAAAGTGAGTGTCGTAATATAACAACATCACCACTCTAAAGTTAATCAGGAGCAGTTgtctttgattttgttttggttcttGGGGCTAAAATTCGATCATTTCCATGTGTTTTAGAAACAGAACCTACACAGTGGCCAACGGTCAGGTGACCTGCATCGCCAGGGAAATGGCTTTGAACAGACAACTCAGTGAaagcagtgaaaatgtaaagtCTGAACCACTGAACCCTCCACCGACTTCCTCCTAGACTCCATTCCCCGCCAACACCCTCCCCCGGCTCACACCTCCTTCACCTTCAACTTGCCGTCACACAGTCCACCACTGGAGACggagatgatgatggtgtttttttttttacctttagtAAATAGACTTTGCTTCTCCTTTATTGCCTGTGTATAGTATGTTTTATTATGaccaaaagtgaaaaaaaaactcaagtaTGTAAAAAGTTTTTCATGTTACTCTTCTTATAACTTGACACTgttaataatgataaataaaatgcttGCAGTCAGCACTTATATTGTGTTTTATCGTCTTTTTACAGCTGTTATTAACCTAAATAAACATTGTCTTATTTAGGGAAAACAATGTGATATTCTccaatttgtgtttttagtaaACGTCAAATCTTCAGCACCGGATCGTCACCTCTCTGCGTGTGATCCACGGCAGAGCAGCAGTTTTATAACTCTGAGAGGGAACACACGCAGACCTAATCTGTTTAGCACTGATATGATTAGCAACGATTAATTCAGGTGTTGATGCAGCTACGTAACACATCACCCCAGCTTGAATGTGGGTCAGAAGCTTCTGGAAAAGAGAATGTAAAGACGAACACAACTACTTTTGTttctataaatatatacattagTTGGGAACAGCAGCCAAAGTTTCTTCTTTCTTAACATATCTGCAGAACTTACCAGTTTATTCTAGcacagacctgctgctgcaaTAACTGCAGAGCATAAAAATATAGCAGGCCACTTGCTGCtcttaaatcacatttaaaggaCATTTTATAAATGTCACAACAGATTGTTGTTGAGTTTTAGTCTGTGCACATAACAAATGCTGCAAAGAGAAGGATTTTATTAATGTTCCCCtgcaaaatagaaaaaagaggcaaaccccctttttttcccccactttcTTTTCCAGCATGTCAGCAGACCAACGGGCACAGGTAAACTTACAGTTATGGTTAGTTAAATTAAACACATAAATCCCCAATACTGCTGTCCCAGTATATATACAAAGCgaacaaacacactaaaattACCAACCATCCCACCtaacatcacaaaaaacaagGTGTACAAATGCTAAGATtcattaagagagagagagaagatgtttAGTGAGTTGAATAAGACCAATCTTCTCCAATACAGATCATCacaaacaaaatacatgttTAGAGCCAACTGCTCTTTCACAAACTCATTCAAGGCTCCTTGCAATTCCTCAGATAATCTTTCATaaggaaaaacaaattcatCGTAATTCAGCAGTTCACATTACTGTGGTGTCATGCTATGAGGCTAACTGTTAGGAAAGATCAATAACCTGACTGGTTCTCTGAATTGACCTTTCGGTGAAATATGTGTAGAGAACATTTTGCAATCTGCACACCAGTGACTAAGAATAGACTGAACAAAGTCTGGATACATCTCAGTCCTGATGTAAGATAATCTCTCTGTTCAAATAGTGAAGTCAAACATTTCCAGTATTTTATGTGGAACATTTAGAGCCACATACTGGGacaaatgttttgacatttaaagGACCAAAGACATGATTCATGTTTTCAGAATCTACTCAAAAACTGCATGATCTGACCTTCCCGCCCTCCAGAGCTGCGCTATTCCTGGCAACGTATCAGAGAAGCACTTGGTTCTAAAAATGTCCCGTTATCCCGGGCCAAGTACAAATGATCCCGTGTGTCACCTCCCTGACAGGGGAATCTCCCATCATGCACGGCTTTTTTTATTACTCCACGGAGCACTCAGGGTTGCTCTGTGCAAACTTTACAGAACATGATGAAGGATGAATGCCCACAATATTTGTTTCAACACAGATGCAATGACCATAAAAGCACCGTtacagaggaaggaaaacaatcaaaaacatgaatgagGATAGGTTTTCCATGGAAGGTGCAAGGACCAGACAGTTAAAGGCTACTAAAACTGAATACAGGGAAAGAATCTCAACAGTAACTGCAGCCGTAACTCAAGCAGCTGATGTTTGGCTCAGAAAAACTGTCAATGGagggttgaatcaagggcaactggaTATGGTTGCAgagtccagttgcccttgattcaacccttcATGGAcaacctggatgactgagactCTCCATAAACATTTTAGAGAGAGACTGATATGAAAAATGTGGAACCACTTAAGTTTAGTGCTGCTTGTAATTTGACTGATCACATTGTTACGACAGAAATCAAAATGTTAAGGACTTTGGGCCTCTGGTTTAACATCATATACATAGAAAACATaccttgtttttttaatggataaGTAGTAAAGTAGTATAAAAATTGTGGTATACCTCAAGGTGACTAGGACCAttattttttgctctttttacaatttttttcacCATTAACCTACCAACCCAACAGATAGAGGCAGATGGCtgcagtctagacctgctctatatgaaaagtgcctcgAGATAATGTCTGTTGTGATTTGACTTGACTAGACGATGCAAAGTGTTGTACGTATGCTGACGATACTGCTGTATAAATGGCAAAATGACAGACCTGGAGGAAACCCGTGCATGTGCAttgggagaacatgcaaacaccaTGCAGAAAGGCCTCAGAACCTTTTACCCATAAAGAAATACAGgtgaaaaaaaagctttatcaAAGTTTGGTCGACAAAGTGTTGAGTGACTGAGCTCTAACTGAACTTTAAATGCATTTGCCTTGAGTCATATTTCTTAATGAAACTCTATTCTTGGGTCTGAATCTTTTTTTAGACCCTACATCTGCTGTAGTTTCCTATAGTCTGTGAAAAATGTTGGCACAGCTCCATGGACCGCTCCCGCTCATCGTTTGGCTCGAAGATGAATCTGGGGCAAAGGTGTCTCGTCTATGACTTAATGCTGCCCAACAGTCCAACCATCAACTCCCACAAAACAAGTTCATACTGCACAGAtaagagcagaggaaacatgcAGCTAATTCTGAGTACCAGCAGACAAAGTGCATCGTTGTATAATTCTAGACATTTGTCTTTTCGGGTATTGGGGTTCGTGCTGCTGGCAGGGGCTCAGGTGTCGTCCTGTTTTAGGTCCATGTTTGATCAGCAGCATGAGCAGCGAACGTGAACCACTGAGCTTGTTTAGGTCCACGTGTCAGtgagtcaaagtcaaagtcaacaCAGTGTGAAAGTCCCACCATGACTGTAAACAGCCGTGGTTGTTTATTTGCTTTATATTGTtatgtactgtatttctgtTCACAGAATATTAATTCTAGAAATGAGGACATGGTCAAAGTGTTGGACCTATGGCCTCTTTAACTAAAAATACCAAAGACAGTGGAAAGTAACTTTACTCAAgtactccactacattcatcTGACAGTATAAGTAATGGtaatttattaatattacatATAGTACTGTAACATGTTGCCTATAATACATCTGTATTTAGGCTATACTAGTAACATTTAGATTGCAGGATTTTTACTCATAGTTGAGTCTTTTCACCTTATTACTATTACTGCTTTATTCAAGTAAAGTATTTGAATACTTCTTTCAATACTTTTTCTCATGTCCAGCTCATAAAATATGACATATTGTTAAAGATTAAGCTACACAACAgcatataaaataataaaattataataaaaatcaacttacatttaaagttaaattaacattaacattaaattatatatctataacttttacttttggtacttTAAGTCCATTCAGGTAAtaatatttacatacattttagtATTGTTTGTAGTGTTGTGTTACTCTCATCTATGTAAAGAACCTGAATATTTCCTCCACAGCTGGTGATTAGAAATTcttgtaatttttaaaatatgtttcaaGCAGTTGCCAtagcttttttttctgaaactgtATAATGGAAAATTTTTGCAAGTAAATATGAGAGTAATGAGGtcactgtggttgtgttttcactgtgtgggAATATTGACTTTTGGTGGAACACAGCGTCCATTTTCACATGAGACGCTGTTTGTGAAACCAGCTGTGAATCTTTCCAGACCTACGTGAGCCGAGCCAAAAAATTTGACATCATCACTACTCCGCTTCCCGGCTGAAATTATAAACCATCTAAAATAAGGTCACGCTAGAGGAGACTAGATTAGACCAGACGAGTATAAGTCACACATCAGAAGTCTAGACTTTGCCTTAACCTAAATTTACAAATATGGATCTTGCAACCTGcaaaatgagtttgttttgtttggtgctCACAAGCAAATGTTAGCAAGGCAGTGGTGGAGGAGTATTAAAATACTATatgtaagtaaaagtagcaataatgcaaaacaaataTACTCTATTTCAAGTAAAAGCTCTGCATTGAAAATATTAAAGCTAAAAGATATAAAGTACTCAGAAGGACCTTGTGAGAGTTACAGTATTATATCTTGATACATTTATGTTTAAGTGGCATTTTAATGTGtcttcattcattattattcagtgtaataataaataaataagtgtgtgtgtgtccagcccATGTCTAAATGTCTGAACGGCCTGTGACCTCTGAACCCAGGTGACATTATTCATAACTCCCCTCACTGTTTCCTGTAACTCTGCTGCCCTCTTGTGGACACtaatgaaacagtaaaaatgcCCTGAATTAcctgtgttttactttttacctGATAAGGATCAGAAATAAAAAGGGGAATAAATGAATCCACAGGGGAGGTCTCGGTTTGATAGCTCATCGCACTATTTTATTCAATTACTGACATctcaggagaagaggagagccTTGCAACTCTGCTGTTGGTAAAccactggtgtttttttttttcttttcttttttttcctttttttgtcataGCGTTGATGCAACACTGAAAAAGCGCTAtttccaaacaaacacaggtcCCTCATTAGTGATATGTAAGAGGCAGAGAGAATCTCACCTGGACGGTTTTGCATGAAACATACAAATGAAACAGGTTcaacctttttcttttgtctttttgtagtttcacatataataataaatattcataCCTATAAAcactcccaaaaaaaaaaaaaaaaaaaaaaaagaagaaagaaaattcaAATATTAAGTCACAGGATACTGGAAAAAGCTCCACTTTTAAATCACAATgataaatgtacaaaacaataGACATCTCATATAAATGTTAATGGTTTTCGTTAGAGACTTAAATCTCATTTCAGAAGAAATCAGCGGAT contains:
- the LOC108890511 gene encoding pancreatic progenitor cell differentiation and proliferation factor B — protein: MAAIPSSGSLIATHDYYRRRLGSNSSSSSCGSAEYTGEVIPHHPGLPRQDSGHWWTSFFFAKQNQPGMQNGSENQKNRTYTVANGQVTCIAREMALNRQLSESSENVKSEPLNPPPTSS